A genomic window from Agreia sp. COWG includes:
- a CDS encoding MFS transporter, with amino-acid sequence MSEPSSAAIGLPRISKKETRRATKIAFFAWMIAVYDFILFGTLLPRISGTYGWDTSFALLVSTLVSVGTFVVVIFVGPLVDRFGRRKGMIITVTGTAVSSAATAATVGAASLVGVRSISGLGLSEQSINATYLNELYSLTEDEKIRKNRGFVYSMVQTGWPIGATVAAGFVALVTAIWGPDSWRIAFVLATIPALSVALICRRLRESPQFLAQRHLAELRKEGKTAEASRFAQTSGLSEQTHAAPLKRIFQGKHLRNTIVLSLAWMVNWFGIQTFSVLGTTVLETGKGIDASNALLLIVVSNLVGALGYLVFGWAGDRFGRKKVIVFGWIAAGCMFGAMLLGPSNEIFVMVTYMLGLFFLLGPYAAILFLQAECFDTDCRATGSTFIGAMSQPGAIIGGFILTGLVAAAVPFATAAFWVGAVGTVVSGLVMLGTRSVSTTGTFAAEEELVSTAPVRADV; translated from the coding sequence ATGAGCGAACCGTCTTCCGCGGCCATCGGCCTTCCCCGCATCAGCAAGAAAGAAACCCGACGCGCGACGAAGATCGCATTCTTCGCCTGGATGATCGCGGTATACGACTTCATCCTGTTCGGCACGCTGCTGCCGCGCATCAGCGGCACCTACGGCTGGGACACAAGCTTCGCGCTGCTCGTCTCGACGCTCGTCAGCGTCGGAACCTTCGTGGTCGTCATCTTCGTCGGGCCCCTGGTCGACCGGTTCGGTCGGCGCAAGGGCATGATCATCACGGTCACAGGAACCGCCGTCTCGTCGGCGGCGACGGCGGCCACGGTGGGCGCGGCCTCGCTGGTGGGCGTTCGCAGCATCAGCGGGCTCGGCCTGTCGGAGCAATCCATCAACGCGACCTATCTGAACGAGCTCTACTCGCTCACCGAAGACGAGAAGATCCGCAAGAACCGCGGCTTCGTCTACTCGATGGTGCAGACCGGCTGGCCCATCGGCGCCACGGTCGCCGCCGGGTTCGTCGCCCTGGTCACCGCCATCTGGGGGCCGGATAGCTGGCGCATCGCCTTCGTGCTCGCCACCATCCCCGCCCTCTCCGTCGCGTTGATCTGCCGTCGGCTGCGCGAAAGCCCGCAGTTTCTCGCCCAGCGGCACCTAGCCGAGCTGCGCAAAGAAGGAAAGACCGCCGAGGCCTCGCGGTTCGCGCAGACCAGCGGCCTCTCGGAGCAGACCCACGCGGCGCCGCTGAAGCGCATCTTCCAGGGCAAGCACCTGCGCAACACCATCGTCTTGTCGCTGGCCTGGATGGTCAACTGGTTCGGCATCCAGACCTTCTCGGTACTCGGCACGACGGTGCTCGAGACGGGTAAGGGTATCGACGCATCGAACGCGCTGCTCTTGATCGTGGTCTCGAACCTCGTCGGCGCGCTGGGCTACCTCGTGTTCGGCTGGGCCGGTGACAGGTTCGGCCGCAAGAAGGTCATCGTGTTCGGCTGGATCGCGGCCGGCTGCATGTTCGGAGCGATGCTGCTCGGACCGAGCAACGAGATCTTCGTGATGGTGACCTACATGCTCGGGCTGTTCTTCCTGCTCGGACCGTACGCGGCCATCCTGTTCTTGCAGGCCGAATGCTTCGACACCGACTGTCGCGCCACCGGAAGCACGTTCATCGGTGCGATGAGCCAGCCGGGGGCGATCATCGGCGGCTTCATCCTCACCGGGCTCGTCGCCGCTGCCGTTCCCTTCGCCACCGCGGCGTTCTGGGTCGGCGCGGTGGGAACCGTCGTCTCGGGGCTCGTCATGCTCGGAACCCGTT
- a CDS encoding LacI family DNA-binding transcriptional regulator: MTASRAKPMTQRMIADLAGVSVTTVSRVLNAREASPERWAAPETVKAIFAIAKANGYRRNPHAASLRTSRSDLVGVMVPRLQDFVLATIYEGIDEAATERDISTFVTNSLDRPELQRQRTQSMLDRRVDGMIFGDAHLDDPFLDELADGGLTFVLTSRTAGRHISVTCDDDLGGRLAARHLLEIGRRDVAVLAGLPFASTSRDRTAGLVSEFAAAGISVADDRIAHTGFDAAGGRKGIEQLFASPPYPDAVFATNDFAAIGAMGALRDMGLRVPDDVAIIGFNDTPLAANLPLPLTTLRSPMHEMGRRALLTLLDLLAGTPVESQQLQPHLIVRDSTAGATVGVA, from the coding sequence ATGACGGCATCCCGGGCCAAGCCGATGACGCAGCGCATGATTGCCGACCTCGCGGGCGTCAGCGTGACGACGGTCTCGCGGGTACTCAACGCGCGGGAGGCCAGCCCCGAGCGCTGGGCGGCGCCAGAGACCGTGAAGGCGATCTTCGCCATAGCGAAAGCCAACGGCTATCGTCGCAATCCGCACGCGGCCAGCCTTCGCACGTCCCGTTCCGATCTGGTCGGCGTCATGGTGCCGCGGCTGCAAGACTTCGTGCTCGCAACGATCTACGAGGGCATCGACGAGGCCGCGACCGAGCGCGACATCTCGACATTCGTGACCAACTCGCTCGACCGCCCCGAGCTGCAGCGGCAACGTACCCAGAGCATGCTCGATCGACGTGTCGACGGCATGATCTTCGGCGACGCGCACCTCGACGACCCCTTTCTCGACGAGCTCGCAGACGGCGGCCTGACCTTCGTTCTGACCTCGCGCACGGCCGGTCGACACATCTCGGTCACCTGCGACGACGATCTGGGCGGGCGCCTCGCAGCCCGGCACCTGCTCGAGATCGGCCGCCGCGACGTCGCGGTGCTGGCGGGCCTGCCGTTCGCCTCGACCTCACGCGATCGCACGGCCGGTCTCGTGTCGGAGTTCGCCGCGGCCGGAATCTCCGTCGCCGACGATCGGATCGCCCACACGGGCTTCGACGCCGCGGGCGGGCGCAAGGGGATCGAGCAGCTGTTCGCCTCGCCTCCTTACCCCGACGCGGTGTTCGCGACCAACGACTTCGCCGCCATCGGGGCCATGGGCGCACTTCGTGACATGGGGCTGCGTGTTCCCGACGACGTGGCCATCATCGGCTTCAACGACACGCCCCTGGCCGCCAACCTGCCGTTGCCCCTGACGACACTGCGCTCCCCGATGCACGAGATGGGGCGCCGAGCCCTTCTGACCTTGCTCGACCTGCTGGCCGGCACACCGGTCGAATCGCAGCAGCTGCAGCCGCACCTCATCGTGCGGGACTCCACGGCCGGCGCCACGGTCGGGGTCGCTTAG
- a CDS encoding NAD(P)-dependent oxidoreductase — MKVVVTGSRGKVGRAAVEALVDAGHDVLGVDLVRPVFDAGVVVPGRYQMADLTDAGSAFAVTAGADAVVHVAAIPQPTGNPAHVVLQTNLMSTFNMIEAAVRFGVKRFVNISSESIVGNFFPERPFLPQYAPVDEQHPLSPQDPYALSKAFGEQLMDAAVRRSDIRAISLRPSTVHNENNYEENLGKQVRDPSNLSANLWSYVDAYDLADAIVLATESELPGHEVFYIASPDNAGGHDFAELLERYYGTEIELRPLDRVDASGISIAKARRLLGYAPTRSWSDYLDASGRALAADGRAPGEERARRH; from the coding sequence ATGAAGGTCGTCGTCACCGGTTCACGCGGCAAGGTCGGACGGGCCGCCGTCGAGGCGCTCGTCGATGCGGGGCACGACGTGCTGGGTGTCGACCTGGTTCGGCCGGTGTTCGATGCGGGCGTCGTGGTTCCGGGTCGCTACCAGATGGCCGATCTCACCGACGCGGGCTCGGCGTTCGCGGTCACGGCCGGCGCCGATGCGGTCGTGCACGTCGCGGCCATCCCGCAGCCGACCGGCAACCCGGCGCACGTGGTGCTGCAGACGAACCTCATGTCGACGTTCAACATGATCGAGGCCGCAGTGCGCTTCGGCGTGAAGCGCTTCGTGAACATCTCGAGTGAGAGCATCGTGGGCAACTTCTTTCCCGAGCGCCCCTTTCTGCCGCAGTACGCGCCGGTCGACGAGCAGCACCCGCTTTCTCCGCAGGATCCGTACGCCCTGTCGAAGGCATTCGGCGAGCAGCTGATGGATGCCGCGGTGAGGCGCTCCGACATTCGCGCGATCTCGCTGCGGCCCAGCACAGTGCACAACGAGAACAACTACGAAGAGAACCTGGGCAAGCAGGTGCGCGATCCCTCGAACCTCAGCGCCAACCTGTGGAGCTACGTCGACGCCTACGACCTGGCCGACGCCATCGTGCTCGCCACCGAATCCGAGTTGCCAGGACACGAGGTGTTCTACATCGCGTCACCCGACAATGCCGGTGGGCACGACTTCGCCGAGCTTCTCGAGCGCTACTACGGAACGGAGATCGAGCTGCGCCCGCTCGACAGGGTCGACGCATCCGGTATCTCGATCGCCAAGGCGAGGCGCCTGCTCGGCTATGCCCCGACCCGCTCGTGGTCGGACTACCTCGACGCGTCGGGCCGGGCGCTCGCCGCCGACGGGCGCGCCCCTGGAGAGGAGCGCGCCCGCCGGCACTGA
- a CDS encoding polysaccharide deacetylase — translation MAKKIFVAFGIDVDAVGGWLGSYGGEDSPGDISRGIFAGEVGVPRLNALLKKYELPSTWFWPGHSIETFPQQFDQVVADGHEIGVHGYSHENPIAMSRTQEADILDFSIDLVTDRTGTRPTGYVAPWWEFSPVTNELLIERGIRYDHSLMHRDFEPYYVRVGDSWTKINYDEPAATWMKPLVRGHETDLVEIPASWYLDDLPPMMFIKSSPNSHGFVNPRHIEEMWRDQFDWVYREQEYAVFTITIHPDVSGRPQVLLMLERLIEYISSHADVEWTTFDAIAQDFIARSPRTNG, via the coding sequence ATGGCTAAGAAGATCTTCGTGGCATTCGGCATCGACGTCGATGCCGTCGGCGGATGGCTCGGCTCCTACGGCGGAGAGGACTCCCCCGGCGACATCTCGCGCGGCATCTTCGCCGGAGAGGTCGGGGTTCCCCGGCTCAACGCCCTGCTGAAGAAGTACGAGCTACCCTCCACCTGGTTCTGGCCGGGGCACTCGATCGAGACCTTCCCCCAGCAGTTCGACCAGGTCGTGGCCGACGGACACGAGATCGGGGTGCACGGCTACAGCCACGAGAACCCCATCGCGATGTCTCGCACCCAGGAGGCCGACATCCTGGACTTCAGCATCGACCTGGTCACCGACCGCACCGGAACGCGCCCCACCGGCTACGTGGCACCCTGGTGGGAATTCTCGCCCGTGACCAATGAGCTGCTGATCGAGCGGGGCATCCGGTACGACCACTCGCTGATGCACCGCGACTTCGAGCCGTACTACGTGCGCGTCGGCGACAGCTGGACGAAGATCAACTACGACGAGCCCGCGGCGACCTGGATGAAGCCCCTCGTGCGGGGCCACGAGACCGACCTCGTGGAGATTCCCGCGAGCTGGTACCTCGACGACCTGCCGCCCATGATGTTCATCAAGTCCAGCCCCAACAGCCACGGCTTCGTGAACCCCCGTCACATCGAAGAGATGTGGCGAGACCAGTTCGACTGGGTCTACCGCGAGCAGGAGTACGCGGTCTTCACCATCACGATCCACCCCGACGTGTCGGGTCGCCCCCAGGTGCTGCTGATGCTCGAGCGCCTCATCGAATACATCAGCTCCCACGCCGACGTGGAATGGACGACGTTCGACGCGATCGCCCAGGACTTCATCGCCCGGTCACCCCGCACCAACGGCTGA
- a CDS encoding glycoside hydrolase family 68 protein has protein sequence MTAAAVAIAVVASLIAASPAQAEETPVVPGYPAATSHSQQAHDPEEDFTSKWTRADARQIKAMSDSNAVLPQGSRQNSMPEDYTMPSIGQEFPDMSGGKVWVWDSWTLTDGAANQPSYKGWDVVFSLVADRKLGFDERHQYAKLGYFFRKSGVPADQRSADGGWTYGGHVFPDGASGAIFDDQSFSHQTEWSGSTRIFDGNKLRLFYTDVAFYRNADGSDRKAYDPRIVQTEGRLFADENGVWMTGFRDQHELLQADGKYYQNGAQNASLNFRDPFTFEDPAHPGKTYMVFEGNSAVERGSRSCTAGDLGYKDGDPHGEDVESVMNDGAVYQMANIGLAVADNKALTKWHFLPPILSANCVTDQTERPQIYMKDGKYYLFTISHRGTYAAGIDGPEGVYGFVGDGIRSDFQPMNRGSGLVLGNPTNLNVARGNPFAPDYNQNPGAFQSYSHYVMPGGLVQSFIDTIGTSDNFRRGGTLAPTVKIDIDGSTSKVDRTYGNQGLGGFADISSTKAQNVPATPDARPIG, from the coding sequence ATGACCGCCGCCGCCGTGGCGATCGCCGTCGTCGCATCGCTCATCGCGGCGTCGCCGGCACAGGCGGAGGAGACTCCGGTCGTGCCCGGCTACCCTGCCGCCACGAGCCACAGCCAGCAGGCGCACGACCCCGAGGAAGACTTCACCTCGAAGTGGACCCGTGCCGACGCCCGGCAGATCAAAGCCATGTCCGACTCGAACGCCGTACTGCCTCAGGGCTCGCGACAGAACTCCATGCCCGAGGACTACACCATGCCGTCGATCGGCCAGGAGTTCCCCGACATGAGCGGCGGCAAGGTCTGGGTGTGGGACTCCTGGACCCTCACCGACGGGGCGGCCAACCAGCCGAGCTACAAGGGGTGGGACGTGGTCTTCTCGCTCGTCGCAGACCGCAAGCTGGGCTTCGATGAGCGCCACCAGTACGCCAAACTGGGCTACTTCTTCCGCAAGTCCGGCGTTCCCGCCGACCAACGTTCCGCAGACGGCGGCTGGACCTACGGCGGGCATGTCTTCCCCGACGGCGCCTCGGGAGCGATCTTCGACGACCAGTCGTTCAGCCACCAGACCGAGTGGTCGGGCTCGACCCGCATCTTCGACGGCAACAAGCTTCGACTCTTCTACACCGACGTCGCGTTCTACCGCAACGCCGACGGCAGCGACCGCAAGGCATACGACCCCCGCATCGTTCAGACGGAGGGCCGCCTCTTCGCCGATGAGAACGGGGTCTGGATGACCGGCTTCCGCGACCAGCACGAGCTCCTGCAGGCCGATGGCAAGTACTACCAGAACGGCGCACAGAACGCCTCGTTAAACTTCCGCGACCCGTTCACGTTCGAAGACCCGGCCCATCCCGGTAAGACCTACATGGTGTTCGAGGGAAACAGTGCGGTCGAACGCGGATCGCGGTCGTGCACCGCGGGCGATCTGGGCTACAAAGACGGCGATCCCCATGGCGAAGACGTCGAGAGCGTCATGAACGACGGTGCCGTCTATCAGATGGCCAACATCGGCCTCGCCGTGGCCGACAACAAGGCCCTCACGAAGTGGCATTTCCTGCCGCCGATCCTGTCCGCGAATTGCGTCACCGACCAGACCGAACGACCTCAGATCTACATGAAAGACGGAAAGTACTACCTCTTCACCATCAGTCACCGGGGCACCTATGCGGCCGGAATCGACGGCCCGGAGGGCGTCTACGGATTCGTCGGCGACGGCATCCGCAGTGACTTCCAGCCGATGAACCGGGGCTCAGGTCTGGTTCTCGGAAACCCGACGAACCTGAACGTGGCCAGGGGCAACCCGTTCGCGCCGGACTACAACCAGAACCCCGGCGCGTTCCAGTCGTACTCGCACTACGTGATGCCGGGCGGCCTCGTTCAATCGTTCATCGACACCATCGGTACATCCGACAACTTCCGGCGGGGCGGCACCCTCGCCCCCACGGTGAAGATCGACATCGATGGCTCCACGAGCAAGGTCGACCGCACGTACGGAAACCAGGGGCTCGGTGGATTCGCCGACATCTCCTCGACGAAGGCGCAGAACGTGCCTGCGACGCCGGACGCGCGACCGATCGGCTGA
- a CDS encoding asparaginase, with protein sequence MPHIVVLATGGTIASRASGADESGGAVATDSAATLLSGLGSTGADVTVESVDVMRVNSFNLTLADMGDICRAIAEQFTRPEVDGVVVTHGTDTLEETSFLADLVHDDSRPVVFTGAQLAADDPASDGRRNLRDALSVAAAPASLDRGVLVSFAGSVFAARGIRKADTVALQPFDNAGSGKIGTVVAGRVRYTSIPARASTFALPSSGFGSDRVDVISAYPGADGSLLRAVIDSGTRGVIVSATGNGNPGSPMVSEIIRAVASGVVVAVGSRVSSGPVVAVYGNGGAVDAAAAGAVLLGHLPAAQARILLALLLDRGDATAATTELAAFVETF encoded by the coding sequence ATGCCGCACATCGTCGTCCTCGCAACCGGAGGAACGATTGCCTCGCGGGCGAGCGGGGCTGACGAGTCGGGTGGGGCGGTGGCGACGGATTCGGCCGCCACGCTGCTGTCCGGGCTGGGATCCACCGGCGCCGATGTGACGGTGGAGTCGGTCGACGTGATGCGCGTGAACTCGTTCAACCTGACGTTGGCCGACATGGGCGATATCTGCCGCGCGATCGCCGAGCAATTCACCCGCCCCGAGGTGGATGGCGTCGTCGTGACCCACGGCACGGACACACTCGAGGAGACCTCGTTCCTCGCCGACCTGGTGCACGACGACAGTCGCCCCGTTGTCTTCACCGGCGCGCAGCTCGCGGCGGACGACCCCGCGAGCGATGGCCGGCGGAACCTCCGCGACGCCCTGTCGGTGGCCGCCGCGCCGGCATCGCTCGACCGGGGCGTGCTGGTGAGCTTCGCCGGTTCCGTCTTCGCCGCCCGCGGCATCCGCAAGGCAGATACGGTCGCCCTGCAGCCGTTCGACAATGCGGGGTCGGGAAAGATCGGCACCGTCGTCGCGGGCCGAGTCCGCTACACGTCGATTCCCGCCCGCGCGTCGACGTTCGCCCTGCCCAGCAGCGGCTTCGGTTCCGATCGGGTCGATGTGATCAGCGCCTACCCGGGCGCCGACGGCTCTCTTCTCCGGGCCGTCATCGACAGCGGAACGCGCGGCGTCATCGTCAGCGCCACGGGAAACGGCAACCCGGGCTCGCCCATGGTGAGCGAGATCATCAGGGCCGTGGCATCCGGTGTCGTCGTGGCCGTCGGCAGCCGGGTGTCCTCCGGGCCGGTCGTCGCCGTCTACGGAAACGGAGGAGCGGTCGACGCGGCGGCGGCGGGGGCCGTTCTGCTCGGCCATCTGCCCGCAGCCCAGGCGCGCATCCTGCTTGCCCTGCTTCTCGACAGGGGTGACGCGACCGCCGCGACCACCGAGCTGGCCGCTTTCGTCGAGACCTTCTAA